One Bacteroidales bacterium DNA window includes the following coding sequences:
- a CDS encoding DUF116 domain-containing protein, with amino-acid sequence MSSLLPYSLNAGQQNSDSFYLDLECFTDRMILKADACLGRFTEDYYIHNQRLNKRIDSSRHEYLLELLMIGIFWMNYSVKAAQTKRISTTILTELYKLRKRYPRQKSRIDKIRGILAYQLLEQRNQALEIEYTDKNFNRLLNWLHSTGEFNEEVKKMKSWLEFFKTKNNSYIWQILNSSCYFAERFSSDGKKVLGKYTMNIECFQAINKINYQNKEDYFLVNRKENEYHLNMFGAELLNRELKSGFLQTKKKVLLLPTCMRTEPASGCKACNDGIEKKCTFCNSNCNIGKIASQMKLMSTDTYIIPHSSDFTRFLEKWQNKPDTSLIGVACILNLLTGGYEMKNLNISSQCIFLDYCGCKKHWNEEGIPTDLNINQLKKVAGNQAKSLMVA; translated from the coding sequence ATGAGCAGCCTACTCCCCTATTCCCTTAATGCCGGACAACAAAACTCCGACTCCTTTTACCTGGATCTCGAGTGTTTTACTGATCGGATGATCCTAAAAGCGGATGCCTGTCTTGGCAGATTTACCGAAGATTATTATATTCACAACCAGCGACTTAATAAGAGAATCGATTCTTCCAGGCATGAATACCTGCTTGAACTTCTGATGATTGGCATCTTCTGGATGAACTACTCAGTGAAGGCAGCACAAACCAAAAGAATCTCCACTACCATCCTGACTGAACTTTATAAACTGCGCAAGCGATATCCCAGGCAGAAATCCAGGATCGATAAGATCAGGGGTATACTTGCTTATCAACTCCTTGAACAAAGAAACCAGGCGTTGGAGATAGAATATACAGATAAAAACTTCAACCGACTATTAAACTGGCTGCATTCAACCGGTGAGTTTAATGAAGAAGTAAAAAAGATGAAAAGCTGGCTTGAATTCTTTAAAACGAAAAACAATTCCTACATCTGGCAAATACTAAATTCGTCATGTTACTTTGCAGAAAGGTTTTCCTCTGACGGAAAGAAAGTACTGGGTAAATACACTATGAATATTGAATGCTTCCAGGCAATCAATAAAATTAATTATCAAAACAAGGAGGATTATTTTTTAGTTAATCGTAAAGAAAATGAGTACCACCTGAATATGTTTGGTGCAGAACTGCTAAACAGGGAGCTTAAATCCGGGTTTCTGCAGACAAAGAAAAAGGTCCTGCTGCTTCCTACCTGTATGAGAACTGAACCAGCTTCAGGATGTAAAGCCTGCAATGATGGAATTGAAAAGAAATGTACATTTTGTAATTCAAACTGTAATATTGGAAAAATCGCATCGCAGATGAAGTTAATGTCAACAGATACCTATATCATTCCTCATTCATCGGATTTTACCAGGTTCCTTGAAAAATGGCAAAATAAACCTGATACAAGCCTCATTGGTGTAGCATGTATTTTAAATTTGCTGACTGGTGGCTATGAGATGAAAAACCTGAATATTTCATCTCAATGTATCTTTCTCGATTATTGTGGCTGTAAAAAACACTGGAATGAAGAAGGCATTCCAACAGACTTAAATATCAATCAATTGAAAAAAGTAGCAGGAAATCAGGCTAAAAGCTTAATGGTTGCCTGA
- a CDS encoding archaemetzincin family Zn-dependent metalloprotease: protein MDEIAMISFGYFEKQLLDAVTMRTEQAFSARISWKEGFLDLGDYYDPSRRQYDGNRILKVIDERFGVSKGKTIGLLSIDLFIPILTFIYGQAFLNGRSCIASNYRLSNERYGLLPDETLMHNRFIKEIIHELGHTYGLIHCSHPDCVMRSSTYVEDIDQKGEDFCPNCKSNLIHFPE, encoded by the coding sequence GTGGACGAGATCGCAATGATTTCTTTCGGATACTTCGAAAAGCAACTCCTTGATGCTGTTACTATGCGCACTGAGCAGGCTTTTTCTGCCCGTATTAGTTGGAAAGAAGGCTTTCTGGATCTCGGAGATTACTATGATCCTTCGAGGCGTCAATATGATGGTAACAGGATTCTGAAAGTTATTGATGAGCGGTTTGGAGTTAGCAAAGGAAAAACTATCGGTTTATTGAGTATTGATCTGTTTATTCCAATTCTCACCTTTATTTACGGACAGGCATTTCTGAACGGTCGTAGTTGTATTGCCTCCAATTACCGATTAAGTAATGAAAGATATGGTTTACTTCCGGATGAAACTCTCATGCACAACCGGTTTATTAAAGAGATCATTCATGAATTGGGGCACACTTATGGATTAATCCATTGCTCACATCCGGATTGTGTGATGCGTTCAAGTACCTATGTTGAAGATATTGACCAAAAAGGGGAGGATTTCTGTCCGAACTGTAAGTCAAACCTGATTCATTTTCCGGAATAA
- a CDS encoding sigma-54-dependent Fis family transcriptional regulator produces the protein MVKQISILIVDDEESVRDSLFNWFIEDGYRVECAEDAKQALTRLESSEFDIVLADIKMPGMDGLEMLRRIKSLRKDSIVIVMTAFATVDTAVQALKDGAFDYVTKPFDPDDLSHLIRNASKQIHLEDENETLKVHLSSLENVENLIGNSEAMRRVYGEIERVAHSAAPVIITGESGTGKELVAKAIHANSPRKFFPMVSVHCGALTESLLESELFGHEKGAFTGAMYNRKGRFEMADNGTIFLDEIATISTKMQVELLRVLETKSFMRVGGNREISSDFRVICATNKDLKSMVEAGSFREDLYYRLNVVTIEVPPLRERLEDVPVLVDFFIRKYCSAMNRTVIPIDDAALIKLQDLTFPGNIRELENMIERALVVGNGKRITVKDLPFIKDSQGSSVESLDELEKGHILNILIKYSWNISAAAKALKVDRVTLYNKIRKYDLKSPR, from the coding sequence ATGGTAAAGCAAATTTCCATTCTGATTGTTGATGATGAAGAATCGGTAAGAGATTCTTTATTCAATTGGTTTATTGAGGACGGGTATAGGGTAGAATGTGCAGAAGATGCGAAACAGGCACTCACTAGGCTGGAGTCTTCAGAATTTGATATAGTGCTGGCTGATATCAAAATGCCTGGCATGGATGGCCTTGAAATGTTAAGAAGGATCAAAAGTCTTAGGAAAGACTCCATTGTGATTGTTATGACTGCTTTTGCAACTGTTGATACTGCTGTTCAGGCTTTGAAGGATGGAGCATTCGATTATGTCACGAAGCCTTTTGATCCGGATGATTTGTCGCATTTGATAAGGAATGCTTCAAAACAAATACACCTTGAAGATGAAAATGAAACCCTGAAAGTTCATTTGTCCTCACTCGAAAATGTTGAAAACTTAATAGGGAATAGTGAAGCCATGCGTCGGGTGTATGGAGAGATAGAACGTGTAGCTCATTCAGCCGCCCCTGTTATCATTACAGGGGAGAGTGGTACAGGTAAGGAGTTGGTAGCTAAGGCGATACATGCTAATTCCCCTCGAAAATTCTTTCCTATGGTGAGTGTTCATTGCGGCGCTTTAACTGAAAGCCTTCTCGAAAGTGAATTATTTGGGCATGAGAAGGGTGCGTTTACCGGGGCGATGTACAATCGGAAAGGCAGGTTTGAAATGGCTGATAATGGAACCATTTTTCTGGATGAAATTGCCACAATTTCTACAAAAATGCAGGTAGAGTTACTCAGAGTTTTGGAAACCAAGAGTTTTATGAGGGTTGGAGGGAATAGGGAGATATCATCCGATTTCAGGGTGATTTGTGCTACAAACAAAGATTTAAAAAGCATGGTCGAAGCCGGATCTTTCAGGGAAGACCTTTACTATCGGTTGAATGTAGTGACTATCGAAGTGCCGCCCTTACGGGAGCGTTTAGAAGATGTACCTGTCCTCGTGGATTTCTTTATCAGGAAATACTGTTCAGCAATGAACCGGACTGTAATTCCCATTGATGATGCCGCTTTGATTAAACTACAGGATTTAACATTCCCGGGTAATATCAGGGAACTTGAAAATATGATTGAAAGGGCTTTAGTTGTTGGTAACGGCAAACGAATTACTGTGAAAGATCTGCCATTTATCAAGGATTCACAAGGTTCTTCAGTTGAAAGCCTTGATGAGCTTGAAAAAGGCCATATCCTGAACATTCTTATTAAGTATTCCTGGAATATATCTGCTGCCGCTAAGGCATTAAAAGTTGACAGAGTAACCTTATATAACAAGATCAGGAAATACGACCTCAAGTCACCTCGGTAG
- the nrfD gene encoding polysulfide reductase NrfD, whose amino-acid sequence MNISSKQIESLKLREPGTPMIKFLWEQLKPRGAWLTPFNLISIPIIFLGIGLIVIRFWKGIGSITNLTQETPWGLWIGFDVVTGVAFAGGAYVITFMVYILKIRKYHSIVRVTVLNGFLAYVFYAGALLLDLGRPWNVVNPIIGNGFGTSSVLFLVAWHFLLYMIAELIEFSPAIAEWLGAKRAHKILSGMTIAAVIFGITLSTLHQSGLGALYLMAKDKIHPLWYSEFIPVLFLVSSVFAGLSMVIFEGSITHKVFSDKISDSNHKAHHGIIHGLSKICTAAMFAYFFLQLLVFIHGKHWTYLNTSMGYWYLVEMIGFVVIPMLIYFIGYRRNKLLLIRIAAILTMLGIIINRLNVTVIGFRWDATPHYVPSWMEIVVTLTVIFTEIWIFRWVINRMPVLQESPSWVEESK is encoded by the coding sequence ATGAACATTAGCAGTAAACAGATTGAATCCCTCAAACTTAGGGAGCCTGGTACACCAATGATCAAATTTCTATGGGAGCAATTGAAACCCAGGGGAGCATGGTTGACACCGTTTAACCTTATCTCCATACCAATCATCTTTCTTGGAATAGGTCTGATCGTCATCAGGTTCTGGAAAGGAATCGGATCAATTACCAATCTTACCCAGGAAACACCATGGGGATTGTGGATCGGCTTTGATGTAGTTACGGGAGTGGCCTTCGCTGGCGGCGCATATGTGATCACATTCATGGTCTATATCCTGAAAATCAGGAAGTATCATTCCATCGTAAGAGTTACTGTTTTAAATGGGTTCCTTGCTTATGTTTTTTATGCAGGTGCTTTACTCCTGGACCTGGGTCGTCCATGGAACGTGGTAAATCCCATTATTGGCAATGGATTCGGGACCAGTTCAGTGCTATTCCTGGTAGCCTGGCATTTCCTCTTATATATGATTGCTGAATTAATTGAATTCTCCCCGGCAATCGCTGAATGGCTGGGAGCTAAAAGGGCGCATAAAATACTGAGTGGCATGACGATAGCCGCTGTTATCTTCGGGATTACCTTATCTACCCTGCATCAATCCGGGTTAGGGGCTTTATACCTTATGGCAAAAGATAAGATTCATCCCCTTTGGTATTCTGAATTCATTCCTGTTCTTTTCCTGGTTTCCAGTGTTTTTGCCGGACTTTCGATGGTGATTTTTGAAGGATCAATTACTCATAAAGTGTTTTCTGATAAGATCAGTGATTCTAACCATAAAGCTCATCACGGAATAATCCATGGACTCTCAAAGATTTGCACTGCTGCAATGTTTGCTTACTTTTTCCTGCAGCTACTTGTGTTCATACATGGAAAGCATTGGACTTATCTTAATACATCAATGGGATACTGGTATCTCGTCGAAATGATTGGTTTCGTTGTAATACCAATGCTGATCTATTTCATTGGTTACAGGCGAAATAAACTGTTGCTGATACGAATAGCGGCAATCCTGACTATGCTTGGAATCATCATCAACCGGCTGAACGTCACAGTGATCGGATTCAGATGGGATGCCACTCCTCATTATGTTCCATCATGGATGGAGATCGTTGTAACTCTTACTGTGATCTTTACGGAAATTTGGATTTTCAGATGGGTAATCAACCGTATGCCAGTACTCCAGGAATCGCCCTCCTGGGTAGAAGAATCTAAGTGA
- a CDS encoding 4Fe-4S dicluster domain-containing protein: MSLDRRDFFKTMGIAGLTLAIGNESSAKPVGNQETEFFGMLFDATLCIGCGSCLKACSKSNQLPAPEGEIEPGVIQKTSESRRAVINNYNTSKGEVYIRNQCMHCNEPACAAACLTKAMHKTKEGPVVWDADRCMGCRYCMVSCPFDVPKFEYHSANPRIQKCDMCYSRIEKGKIPACAEACGDALIFGTRRELIAEARKRITENPDDYVDQIYGEHVAGGTGVIYLSPVPFKELGVKQGLQNASYPSLSKGFLYSVPSVFIILPTLLLGIHEATKTNEQNHEH; encoded by the coding sequence ATGAGCCTGGATCGGAGGGATTTTTTCAAAACAATGGGAATTGCCGGATTAACCCTGGCAATTGGAAATGAGTCATCGGCTAAGCCTGTTGGGAATCAGGAGACTGAATTCTTCGGGATGTTGTTTGATGCAACCTTATGCATTGGCTGCGGGAGTTGCCTCAAAGCTTGTTCAAAGTCAAACCAGCTTCCGGCTCCGGAAGGAGAGATTGAACCTGGGGTCATACAAAAGACCAGTGAAAGCCGTCGAGCTGTAATTAATAATTATAATACATCGAAAGGTGAAGTATATATCAGGAATCAATGTATGCACTGCAATGAACCCGCCTGTGCTGCTGCATGTCTGACAAAGGCAATGCACAAGACCAAAGAAGGGCCGGTAGTATGGGATGCCGACCGCTGCATGGGATGCCGTTATTGCATGGTATCATGCCCATTTGATGTTCCTAAGTTTGAGTATCATAGTGCAAACCCCAGGATTCAAAAATGTGATATGTGTTATAGCCGGATTGAGAAAGGAAAGATCCCGGCATGCGCTGAAGCCTGTGGTGACGCATTGATATTTGGTACCCGGAGGGAACTCATTGCAGAAGCAAGAAAAAGAATAACCGAAAACCCGGATGATTATGTAGATCAAATCTATGGGGAACATGTTGCCGGTGGAACCGGAGTTATTTACTTATCACCTGTACCTTTTAAGGAACTCGGTGTAAAGCAGGGTTTGCAAAATGCATCGTATCCATCATTGTCCAAGGGGTTTCTGTATAGCGTACCTTCCGTCTTTATCATACTCCCAACCTTATTACTAGGCATTCATGAAGCAACCAAAACCAATGAGCAAAACCATGAACATTAG
- a CDS encoding PAS domain S-box protein has protein sequence MSIKYKILFVEDIPTDAELAIYETGKVLKSFEYRLVDNKKDFLEQLNNFCPDLIISDYQLPSFDGMAALKLSIEKDPILPVIILTGSMNEDTAVECMKAGATDYVIKEHIKRLGQAVIHALDEKEVRTRKKLAEEALVKSEEKYRTIFENVQDVFYQVSMEGKILEISPSIRYFIDFNREKLIGEPVSNIYYNYEDRIALLDAITKNGEVRDYELPLKTASGLLRYGSINARLVLNANGKPDHIDGSIRDITQRIKVENDLRQSEEKFRNLFENNAAANFIIDRTSLQIIDANLAASEYYGWSIEELKQMKVGDINTSDISVIKSAIESVSKMSIGHFEFKHRLKNGNIRDVEVFSSRISNSENDSIHTIVHDITDKKKTDERIRLLSKTIEQSPVVVLIADPNGTIEYVNSTFTRISGYSYDEVIGKNPRILNSGYHSTAFFEDLWKTVLSGKEWTGEIQNKKKNGEIYWENVSISPLVDEAGNITHLVGIKEDISEKRRMLEDLLIAKDKAETSDKLKTAFINNISHEVRTPLNGIIGFSEMLVSPDITSENKALFSDIIKKSSRRLLNTITSYMDISMIVSDNMEVHTKRFPINQILDDLFKEYVQIANDKGLNIKLTRPDIPANLQLETDPDLLHKTLGHLLDNAIKFTVEGDIEFGFRKTLSSIEFFVQDTGIGIDKEKADVIFENFMQADISLTRGYEGSGLGLSIAHGLARLLGGTISVESEKGQGTTILIQLPDSLIAKYSPQETLPRIQPVYQTDPVILVAEDDEFNYKFLEIILKKANFKVLRAENGVEAIENCRTHAEICLVLMDIKMPIMGGIEATKEIKALNPNLPVIALTAYVSTQDEYEALLSGCDEFISKPVNRVKLLELMNKLLVRS, from the coding sequence ATGTCAATCAAATATAAGATTCTTTTCGTAGAGGACATTCCGACTGATGCAGAATTGGCTATCTATGAAACAGGAAAAGTTCTGAAATCGTTTGAATACAGGTTAGTGGACAATAAGAAAGACTTCCTGGAACAACTCAACAACTTTTGCCCTGATCTGATTATCAGCGATTATCAACTCCCATCCTTCGATGGAATGGCAGCTCTCAAACTTTCAATTGAGAAAGACCCGATATTGCCTGTCATAATACTGACAGGATCAATGAATGAAGATACTGCTGTTGAATGCATGAAAGCCGGGGCAACTGATTATGTGATCAAAGAACACATAAAACGGCTAGGACAAGCCGTGATCCACGCTCTGGATGAAAAGGAAGTCAGGACACGAAAAAAGCTTGCTGAGGAAGCATTAGTAAAAAGTGAAGAAAAATACCGTACAATTTTCGAAAATGTACAGGATGTTTTTTACCAGGTGAGCATGGAAGGTAAGATTTTGGAAATCAGTCCATCGATTAGGTATTTCATTGATTTTAACCGTGAAAAACTGATTGGAGAACCCGTTTCTAATATATACTATAATTATGAGGATAGGATCGCTTTACTTGATGCAATCACTAAAAATGGTGAAGTAAGGGATTATGAATTGCCGCTGAAAACAGCATCAGGACTGCTGCGGTATGGTTCTATCAATGCCAGGTTAGTATTAAATGCTAATGGGAAACCTGATCATATTGATGGATCTATCCGCGACATTACTCAAAGGATTAAAGTAGAAAATGACCTACGTCAGAGTGAGGAGAAATTTCGCAACTTATTTGAAAACAATGCTGCAGCCAACTTCATTATCGACAGGACTTCCTTACAAATTATTGATGCTAATCTCGCAGCTTCTGAATATTACGGGTGGAGCATAGAAGAGCTGAAGCAAATGAAAGTTGGGGATATCAATACTTCTGATATCAGTGTCATTAAGTCCGCCATTGAATCTGTCAGTAAAATGAGTATTGGTCATTTTGAATTCAAACACCGGCTGAAAAATGGCAATATTCGGGATGTTGAAGTATTCAGCAGCCGAATTAGCAACTCTGAGAATGATTCTATCCATACCATCGTACACGATATAACAGATAAGAAAAAAACAGATGAAAGGATCCGTCTGCTCAGCAAAACCATTGAACAAAGCCCTGTTGTTGTTCTGATAGCAGATCCTAACGGAACAATTGAGTATGTTAATTCAACGTTTACCCGAATCAGCGGGTATTCCTATGATGAAGTAATCGGTAAAAACCCAAGGATTTTAAATTCCGGCTATCATTCGACAGCGTTTTTTGAAGACTTATGGAAAACTGTACTTTCAGGGAAAGAGTGGACCGGAGAAATTCAAAACAAGAAAAAGAATGGAGAAATATATTGGGAGAATGTTAGTATTTCTCCCCTGGTAGATGAAGCAGGAAACATCACTCATCTGGTAGGAATTAAAGAAGATATTTCTGAAAAGAGAAGGATGCTTGAAGATCTGCTCATTGCCAAAGACAAAGCAGAAACCAGTGATAAACTCAAAACCGCTTTCATTAATAATATCTCTCATGAAGTCAGAACTCCACTTAACGGAATCATCGGCTTCAGTGAAATGCTGGTCAGTCCTGATATTACCAGTGAGAACAAGGCTCTGTTCAGCGATATCATTAAGAAAAGCAGCCGGCGTCTTTTAAATACAATTACCAGTTATATGGACATCTCCATGATAGTTTCAGATAACATGGAAGTCCACACAAAGAGGTTCCCCATAAATCAAATATTGGACGATTTATTTAAAGAATATGTTCAAATAGCCAATGATAAAGGATTAAATATCAAATTAACCCGTCCTGACATTCCAGCCAACCTGCAATTGGAAACAGATCCGGACCTTCTTCATAAAACACTTGGTCATTTACTGGATAATGCAATAAAGTTTACTGTTGAAGGCGACATTGAGTTTGGTTTCAGGAAAACACTTTCAAGTATAGAGTTTTTTGTGCAGGATACAGGGATTGGGATTGATAAAGAAAAAGCTGATGTTATATTTGAGAACTTCATGCAGGCTGATATCTCACTCACCAGGGGCTATGAAGGCAGCGGCTTAGGTTTATCTATTGCTCATGGATTAGCCAGGCTACTGGGAGGAACTATATCTGTAGAGTCAGAAAAAGGACAAGGTACCACCATTCTAATTCAACTACCTGATTCACTGATTGCCAAATATTCTCCACAGGAAACACTTCCGAGGATTCAGCCTGTTTATCAGACAGATCCTGTGATTCTTGTTGCTGAAGATGATGAATTCAATTATAAATTTCTTGAAATCATCTTAAAAAAAGCCAATTTCAAAGTTCTGCGGGCAGAAAATGGGGTTGAAGCCATAGAGAATTGCCGCACTCATGCTGAGATTTGCCTGGTTCTCATGGATATCAAAATGCCCATCATGGGTGGAATTGAAGCTACAAAGGAAATTAAAGCCCTCAATCCTAACCTTCCGGTTATTGCTTTGACAGCCTATGTATCGACACAGGATGAATATGAGGCTCTCTTAAGTGGTTGTGATGAATTTATTTCGAAACCGGTCAACAGGGTTAAACTGCTGGAGTTGATGAACAAATTACTTGTAAGATCGTAA
- a CDS encoding T9SS type A sorting domain-containing protein — protein sequence MKNLALINLFILISWSAFSQSYQLYLNEEGQASGLKLYLNDSVYRFDLRGSNSLDQTECRVGNQKFMFSIPSFENTVNASDQSGTSLQVFEPGESPEGDMVHDIEFSPDGRLFAVLYKHSNNIYFYDSAYQLLEIVEVGDGPIDMVLSHTRAYVCCEKSNEIYVINLRSFSIKRVFTIPENSCQVEVSPDETQIFIGCYSWLNGAITSYSLTTYQQLYYNTQPYIHHYGYYGNQGRCTYQFAKFFLSPDGDRIVAAYTGSNKPAVFDAGTGNLVSTFNFGSFRAAAYSVTADTLLIFSYHNSGNVVLHRLQSSTLSVIDSIIVAEPDFLDYTDLVVSEDGQRAMVVDSWTEKIYHFDFNTHSCNQIPESIFSNPWIKLSGDRKIAAVRVFGDVHFYRMDNGILLSELYPVTEKLVGNAAAISPVSGKIVCCDDNLFYGILFNEYIYGVDFDELANLTLGFVSESGQPLEADMTTSAIITTDGSKLVSTNILTQNTSFINYWTGSLDTLMNLGQVQQVVTIPGSDLLIFFGYNSHDVWFVNSTDYTVEAVLSMNQVAQCVVSPLGDYAYLYTVPQFASNGTLYKVQLNGNIEITEQFQVNFSSCGLIIVGDYPEVSLLLSISPDGKMMLFPDDDPSLGPVIRIVDLELMNVMATIQVNEVCTYDYAFSEDSKYAIIGSYDEDLPLIYLNGSASYLIKYIKISDLTFSIAYNKTDDLFYVLQQHNAIVKVNPVAGAGVGTITTNQESAFQIGIDNNGIPVVMQAESLLYQGESYSLPGVSRKFTFDANKNVFVIPTPGPDAISVFNELNVGKNDIASDKSVHIYPNPAKDYIIIDNGIDKFYNKINISILDMTGKVILGKNLQVTSKKVRISLEGIPAGYYLIKQTTSDFKDSISSLVITD from the coding sequence ATGAAGAATCTCGCTCTGATTAATTTATTCATTCTCATCTCCTGGAGTGCCTTTTCTCAATCCTATCAATTGTATTTGAATGAAGAAGGACAAGCCTCCGGATTAAAGTTGTATCTGAATGATTCTGTATACCGGTTTGACCTGAGAGGTAGTAATTCTTTAGATCAAACGGAGTGCAGGGTTGGCAATCAAAAATTTATGTTTTCCATTCCTTCTTTTGAAAATACTGTTAATGCCAGCGACCAATCCGGTACAAGTCTGCAGGTTTTTGAACCGGGTGAATCCCCTGAAGGTGATATGGTGCATGATATAGAGTTTAGCCCGGATGGCAGACTCTTTGCTGTTCTGTATAAGCATAGTAATAATATTTATTTCTATGATTCTGCTTATCAGCTTCTCGAAATAGTGGAAGTAGGTGATGGCCCTATCGATATGGTCCTCTCCCATACCAGGGCATATGTATGTTGTGAAAAATCGAATGAAATCTATGTAATCAATCTTCGTAGTTTTTCAATCAAAAGAGTTTTTACTATACCCGAAAATAGCTGCCAGGTTGAGGTGTCTCCTGATGAAACCCAGATTTTTATAGGTTGTTATAGTTGGCTGAATGGTGCGATTACATCATATAGTCTTACTACTTATCAACAACTTTATTATAATACCCAACCCTACATTCATCATTATGGTTATTATGGAAACCAGGGCCGCTGTACTTACCAGTTTGCAAAGTTTTTTCTGAGTCCCGATGGGGATAGGATTGTGGCTGCATACACCGGATCCAATAAGCCGGCTGTATTTGATGCCGGAACCGGAAATCTGGTCAGCACTTTTAATTTTGGATCTTTTCGTGCAGCAGCATATTCTGTAACTGCAGATACTCTTTTAATTTTTTCCTACCATAACAGTGGAAATGTTGTCTTGCACAGGTTACAATCTTCTACGCTTAGCGTTATCGATTCAATTATAGTTGCAGAACCTGATTTCCTGGATTATACAGATCTTGTCGTGAGTGAAGACGGACAAAGAGCAATGGTTGTTGATAGCTGGACGGAGAAGATCTATCATTTTGATTTTAATACCCATAGCTGCAACCAGATTCCTGAATCTATTTTTTCAAATCCCTGGATTAAGTTATCAGGTGACCGCAAGATAGCGGCTGTCAGGGTTTTCGGAGATGTTCATTTTTACCGGATGGATAATGGAATCCTCTTGAGTGAACTCTACCCGGTTACCGAGAAATTAGTTGGAAATGCAGCCGCAATTTCTCCGGTTTCAGGTAAAATAGTATGTTGTGATGATAATCTTTTCTATGGGATACTGTTTAACGAATACATCTATGGAGTAGATTTTGATGAACTGGCTAATCTTACCTTAGGGTTTGTTAGTGAAAGTGGCCAGCCCCTGGAAGCAGATATGACTACTTCGGCAATAATCACTACAGATGGATCGAAGTTGGTTTCAACCAATATCCTGACACAAAACACAAGCTTTATCAATTACTGGACCGGAAGCCTTGATACACTGATGAACCTGGGCCAGGTGCAGCAAGTTGTGACAATACCCGGGAGTGATCTGCTGATATTTTTTGGCTACAATTCACATGATGTTTGGTTTGTAAATAGCACTGACTATACAGTTGAAGCTGTTTTAAGCATGAACCAGGTTGCCCAATGCGTGGTTTCACCTTTGGGTGACTATGCCTATCTCTACACTGTTCCTCAATTTGCTTCCAACGGTACCTTATATAAGGTGCAGTTGAATGGTAATATTGAGATTACAGAGCAATTCCAGGTAAACTTCAGTTCCTGTGGTTTAATCATTGTAGGGGATTATCCTGAGGTAAGTTTATTGCTGTCGATCAGTCCTGATGGGAAAATGATGCTGTTTCCTGATGATGATCCCTCTTTAGGCCCTGTAATCCGGATTGTGGACCTTGAATTAATGAATGTGATGGCTACGATCCAGGTAAATGAAGTTTGTACCTATGATTATGCTTTCAGTGAAGATTCAAAATACGCCATCATAGGATCGTATGATGAAGATCTCCCCTTAATTTATTTAAATGGAAGTGCTTCATATTTAATTAAATACATTAAAATTTCAGACCTTACTTTCTCTATTGCCTATAATAAAACAGATGACTTATTTTATGTTTTACAGCAGCATAATGCGATTGTAAAAGTTAATCCTGTGGCAGGTGCAGGTGTAGGAACCATTACTACCAACCAGGAAAGTGCCTTCCAGATTGGAATTGATAATAATGGGATTCCGGTTGTTATGCAGGCAGAAAGCTTGCTTTACCAGGGAGAAAGTTATTCATTACCAGGAGTTTCAAGAAAATTCACGTTCGATGCGAACAAGAATGTTTTCGTGATTCCCACTCCCGGACCAGATGCAATAAGTGTCTTTAATGAACTGAATGTTGGAAAAAATGACATTGCTTCCGACAAGAGCGTCCACATATATCCTAATCCGGCAAAAGATTATATTATCATCGATAATGGAATCGATAAATTTTATAATAAAATAAATATCAGTATATTGGATATGACTGGGAAAGTGATTCTCGGGAAGAATTTACAAGTTACAAGTAAAAAAGTCAGGATATCTCTGGAGGGTATTCCGGCAGGATACTATCTTATCAAGCAAACTACATCTGATTTTAAAGATAGTATTTCAAGCCTGGTGATTACCGATTAA